CGGCAGTGCGCTCTATAATCATGCGTTATGccaccttatgtatgaattttgttttgcttatatataatgcggtgcgcccaATTGTCCGCAAAATACGGTAACATGAAACTCAAATTGGGAAATTGGGCCAAAAACCATGTATTGCTTGAAATGCTGTCATGTTTTACATCCTttgctctgattggttgatGGGGGTTCTGACCAGCTCGTGTTATCTTCTGCTTGGTATTCATTAAGACCTTTCATCAATGACCAACAACATCATCTTTTATTTTGTGATGCAGATCTTTAAAATACTTTAACATAAATCTTAGAAGTTTTTAGAAGATCAGTAACTCTGGATTTTAATTtgtatatgtgtgcatgtgttttcAGAGAGATTCTTGTAGAAGAAAGCAATGTCCAAAGAGTAGATTCTCCTGTCACAGTAAGTAGTATTTATAGTCATTTCCTGAAAATATGATGTTTGTCAGTTTGATGTGTTGAATAAGTTTCTTCTTGTGTTCAAATAGGTGTGCGGTGATATACACGGTCAGTTCTATGACCTGAAGGAGCTCTTTAGAGTAAGTCCTATCTTTTACACACCATCATTTAACAATGCCTcattacttacttactttcttGATTGTTGTGTAGTCTAAGCTTGCCAGTGCCACCAATAAATCATATCCAAATCTAGTAAGATGGGTAATAAACAATATTtaacccccttttttttattgcattcctAACCTAGTGACTTCTGCTCCAGCCATAGTTAAAATACCACTCCATAACTGCAAGTGGATATTCTCAACAGCTGTGGTTAACTTTAGTAGCATCTGGATGCTTAGTGTCCATATTCTGCTCCTTTTAAGCAATTCATATGGGCCTTCTGGAGTAAATCTTCCCCCAGCATAGCCACAAAGACCAAGAAGAACTTCTTCCTGAAAACCTGCAGATTTGGCTCAAGTGCTCCCTGACTGGTCAAATTCTAGGAGGTGGCCAGTGGGTGTGGCCCAtgaatgtggttgtggttggccTGAGGGGCAGAATAAAAGGAAAACTCTGCAGTTGTTATCACCATAACCACGATGTTTGCTCTAAAATGCACACTCACCGGTTTCTAACTCGGTTTACTTTTGTTCACACTTCTGGTTTTGGAACAACGCTAACTTTTACCTTTTTAATGTTTCTGGAAATTCAGCATGTACAGGTCCATGTTTATAAAACATTGCTCTGTCAAGTGTCAccagaaaataaaacacaaagtaCATCCACTGATCCTTGGTTAGTTTCCCTAGGTTAGCATTAAATTATGTGATGATGACTCACCATAAGAAACCGTTGAGTTAGTGAGTTAGAAAAGCCAAATGTGGATGCTTGGGAACACTACAGACACTTCATTTTGggaataaactaataaaaacaaTGAGAATAAAAGAAATGTGTTCATGACAAATACAAACAACAAATGGAAAAATACATGATTATCCCCCGTATATCTAATCATTTAGATCAATgaatctaataataataataaactttatttgtatagcacctttcatacataaaatgcaacgcaaggtgcttcacataaaaagaaatttaaggCATAAAACATAACATAGAAATAGAGggcataaaacaaaaatcaaagcaGCATAGTGGAAGCAAAAACAATAGCAGTAAAGCAGCATAGTGAGGACATAACCAACACATAACCCAAAAGATTGattaaaataatcagaatacagacagtattttaaaataatttaaaagatcAATTAAAAGCAAGTGTGTAAAAGTATCTAGTGATTTAGAGTAACTATTGCTTGGCGAAATTACAAAAAGATCTACCTATTTTTCTGCCAGCTTCATCTCGGGCAGGAGATGCTACTCGTAATGAACAAACCACTGTTACAATCAAGAGTTGAGGTCCGTACAGATTCTGCATCTTCATGCTCTTGCGTTGCCTCCTGAGCTGGTTATGTGGTACGAGCTGCCAGCGAGACTTAAGACGCCACCATTGTCATTAAGAAAAGCTTCGATATGCGTATCCCAAAATATGTGCTGGATTACTAGTCTCGcatcagcccggctcggctcgacgaggctccacccgtgtgtttttgcacagccaggggagaagtgggggggttggggtgaagctgctgtgacgtactcgattgcgcaacacctttgtttgtgtcggcgctgatgagaaatcagctggagccgggagcggctgagaaaaaaacagcccgtctacatcccttttttttaattttctcgacagccaccaggtttatgaacatctgctcctcagagttggatcaccaaacagacgtttgtgctgtataataaaatcgccgcgagtcgcctcgcgctgactcctgattcaaacgtttgacggccccgcccccccgaccaatcagaggcgtggagggtggtgacctcagaaatagtcccggctcagcccgcatAGAACCTCGctcgaatggttacagaaaaatttatcggcttggagcggctctacccgtctcagccctaatgcaaaagcgcaaaacgggtagaaccgagctgaggtggtactaggGCCAATGTTCTCTGGAGTCACACCACTGCTTCTAACCGGTTTCTATACATCCACATTGAAGGTGTTAAAAATCACATCTGATATGTTAAATAAGCAGCAGCTTGTTGCATTGTGGGGCTCGAAGGAGGAGGcgtgttaacccttgtgctgtcttcgggtcaaaatgaaccaattcttctatccttctttcctcctgctctctctttccttcttcctttcctcttttcctccttttttaacctcctttactcctttttcttcctacctttcgtcattcgttcctttattaccgtctttgtttttccttcctttccttttctccattccttcctccctcccttctttccttttttcccttctttccttcctttctcccttccttccatcttttctcccttctttcctccctttcctacttccttccttttctcctttctcccttccttccatcttttctcccttccttactccctttcctacttccttccttttctcctttctcccttccttccatcttttctcccttccttactccctttcctactaccttccttttctcctttctcccttccttccatcttttctcccttccttactccctttcctacttccttccttcttttcttccttcctcccttccttccatcttttctcccttctttccttcattccatcttttctcccttccccctcccttgacccaaataCAGCACACGGGTTAAGAAGCATCCGTCTTGCAGAATTGCTGCCAGGTCCAGTTTGTTGGACGTCCAGATCTTCTGAGAGCAGCTGTTGTATCTGACGATGTCGTAAAACTTTTGAAACCACATGACGTTCAGCTCTCCCTGTGACAGGTTGGTGGAGACGTTCCAGAGACGAATTATCTCTTCATGGGTGACTTTGTGGACAGAGGCTTCTACAGTGTGGAGacttttctgctgctgcttgcGCTCAaggtgaacattttttttttttttttttttttttttttttttttctctccactgaGCGGTTTCATACTGACTTCAGAAATTGGTAGTCTGCTACTGTTGTGTGCTAGTTTTAAACTCTGCTCATGACCTTCTCTCATTCTCATCTGGATGCCTCTCGTGGACCACAGGTCCGTTATCCAGACAGGATAACCTTGATCCGAGGAAACCACGAGTCCAGACAGATCACCCAGGTGTACGGCTTCTACGACGAGTGCCTGCGGAAGTACGGCTCGGTCACCGTCTGGAGATACTGCACAGAGATCTTTGACTACCTGTCCCTGTCGGCCATCATCGATGGCAAGGTGGGACAGCCACAACTCTTGAAATCAGATTGCTGTGACTTTTAAATGTTATCCGTTGCCGTCTTTGGGACTTAACGGTTTCTAATCTGCCATTTTTAATTACATCTATTTGATTCTGTCTTTCAGATCTTTTGTGTGCACGGTGGTTTGTCTCCCTCTATCCAGACGTTGGACCAGATCAGGACCATTGACAGAAAACAGGAAGTTCCCCATGACGGGCCCATGTGTGACCTTTTGTGGTCAGACCCTGAAGGTATATGCAGGTTTTAAACTGTCATGTATATATTCCTGCTGTGATGTTCAACAAACAGTGATGGTGTTAAAGAAGCAGACGTTGGCCTGACTGTCTCCCGTCTTGTGCTTTCAGACACGACAGGCTGGGGAGTGAGTCCCAGAGGGGCCGGTTACTTGTTTGGGAGCGACGTTGTGGCTCAGTTTAACGCTGCCAACGACATCCACATGATCTGTCGAGCGCATCAGCTGGTCATGGAGGGATACAAGTGGCACTTCAACGAGACCGTGCTCACCGTGTGGTCGGCTCCCAACTACTGCTACAGGTACACAACTTGGAATCTGGTGCCCTTTGTTGTTTCCTTccacaagttaaaaaaaaaaaaaatatatatatatatatatatatatatatatatatatacatatatacacacacacacacaggactgtctcagaaaattagaatattgtgataaagttctgtattttctgtaatacaatttattaaaaaaaaaaatatatatatatatatattacatgcaGATGCTTTGATTTTTCTCAACGTCTTACTTTTCCAGTCTTAAATCACAGTCAAGGTGATTGTCCTGTTATTTGGGTCATCACGTAGTCACGTCAATATGGTATATAAATCATTCCGGATAATCTATGTGAGGAGAAACTTGAACCTCTCCAGAGGACACAAAGTATggtactacaggactgtctcagaaaatttgaatattgtgattttctgtaatgcaattacaaaaatgtcatacattctggattcattacaaatcaactgaaatattgcaagtttttattattttgatattgctgattatggtttacagcttaagattaagatccCCAGAATATTATTACTTGATGTAGcactaggtaggagcactgggtgatgaaaaaaaaaatgggaaaaaatcggggataaaaatattaaaaaaaaaaaaaaaaaaagattcccagaatattctaattttttgagataggatatttgagttttcttaagctgtaagccatgatcagcaatattaaaataataaaaggcttgcaatatttcagttgatttgtaatgaatccagaatggatgacattttttttttattaattgcattacagaaaatcacaatattctaattttctgagacagtcctgtgtgtgtgtgtgtgtgtgtgtatatatgataTTATTAAAACGGGCAGAGTTCACAAGAATATCACGCATCTGTTGTCAGT
This window of the Cololabis saira isolate AMF1-May2022 chromosome 21, fColSai1.1, whole genome shotgun sequence genome carries:
- the LOC133422799 gene encoding serine/threonine-protein phosphatase 4 catalytic subunit B, with the translated sequence MCVTMGDISDLDRQIEQLRRCELIKENEVKALCAKAREILVEESNVQRVDSPVTVCGDIHGQFYDLKELFRVGGDVPETNYLFMGDFVDRGFYSVETFLLLLALKVRYPDRITLIRGNHESRQITQVYGFYDECLRKYGSVTVWRYCTEIFDYLSLSAIIDGKIFCVHGGLSPSIQTLDQIRTIDRKQEVPHDGPMCDLLWSDPEDTTGWGVSPRGAGYLFGSDVVAQFNAANDIHMICRAHQLVMEGYKWHFNETVLTVWSAPNYCYRCGNVAAILELDEHLQREFIIFEAAPQETRGIPSKKPVADYFL